The genomic DNA CGCCCAGTGGAAGATCGATTTGGCCAACGCCGGAAGCTGTCGGGCAAGGCTGGATCTGCTGCCAAAATCCGCTCCCGGTTGGATGATCGGCGAGTCGGCGTGTGGCCGGGTGATAGGAGTTCTGCATTCCGGATTTTTCATGGAGAATGATGTGAACATTGGGTTTTGATCGCCCTGTCTTCCGACCCGCGTGTGACCGGAGGATGGGGTTTTGATGACGAATCCGATCTCGCTCATGGCTCCTTGAGCCACCTTCCCTTTGAAGGCATGGAGCAGGAGTTTTCCTGAGCTGATCTCCGAGCTTCCGGGGAGTCGTTGATGCAATCACATATCGCACATCATTCGCAATGGACGATGATGGGATAGCGATGGATAATCTTACTGCCACGCAGATAAAACGCTGCGATGCAGGCCAAACGCGACGAGTAGTTTTACCGGCGACTGTGGGTCGATTTGAAGAGTTCCGACCCGTCGGCACATTGGAACTCAAACGCCGTGCGGATTGCTCCGCGCGGCGCTCTTGGTTCCCTCTCTTGACCTCGACGGGAAATGCATATCACTCGCCGTCGGCGGCGAGCCGGACGAGCCGTCTATCGCTGCGTTAATGAACAGAGCCCGCGCTAAGGAGGTGAGTGATGTAGAAGAGGCCGGGCATTCCACGAGAAGGTTTCGAGGGATCGGGAACGGCCCTTAAGCTCGGGGACATTAATGGAGGCAAGTGATAGGCGCACGCTCAAGGCGTCAAGATGACCGCGAAGCCGTTGGAAGGGGCCACGGACAGTTTCAGTTGGGTCGTGTGGTCGGCCGGTTGCGTGTCGATGCGCACCTTGGTGGTGGTGGTAACGGCAGGATCATCGACGAAGATCTCAGCCTTGTAGGACGTGGCTGGATCGAGGAATTCGAGCGGGACATCGAAGGTCCGCGCGGTGGCTCCGTTCAGCCCGGCCAGGAACCACACCTTCCCCTTGCGCCGCGCAATGGTCGCGTGGCTGCCGGGATAGCCGTCGAGGACACGGGTCTCATCCCAGGTAGTGGGCAAGCGTTCGAAGAAGGTCAGCTCGGGAACCTCCTCCAAGTTGGCGGGGTTGAATCCCTTAGCCCCGGGAAGCGGCGGCGAAGCAGCCGGGCGGTCATACCAGAAGAGGAACTGCCAAGGGCTGAAGATGCACACCGACTTGGCGAGCTGCGAGGCATGCGAGCCCATCTTGGTGACGCGCGGCGCGAAGTAGCAGTTCGTCTGGTCAGCTGGACCGGCGAGACCGCGGACGAAGACGCTGTTGAGGACGGTGGCATTACTCGGCGATTCCTCGTCACCGCGGATGCCTTCCTGGGTCATCAAGTTTGGATAGGTCCGCGACATCCCGGTCGGCCGGAAATCATCGTGGATGTCCACCAGCAGGTGGTGGTCGGCACATTTTTTCACCGCTTGGTTTAGCCAGCGGGTGGCGGCTTGGGAGCCGGCGGTCACGTAGCCGAATTTGATGCCGGCCACGCCCCACGACTGGTAGAGAGGGGCGATCTTGTCGAGTTGCGGGGTCAGGGCGACCTGGTTGACGTAGAGGATGACGCCCACGCCCTTGGTCTTGCCGTAGGCGATGACGGACTCGACATCGAGTGGCCCGGGCGAGCGCTCGGGATCGGGTCCCGACTTGCTGGCATCCGAAGCGCGACTGGTCTCCTTTCCATACCAACCGGCGTCGAACAAGACATACTCCAGCTTGTGGGCGGCGGCGAAGTCGACGCAGGCCCTGCCGCCCTCAGTGGTCAGGGTGATATCCCGGAGCACCTTGCCTGGGCGGATCCACGAGGTGTCGGCCACTTGGGAGGGCTCGCATAAGTTGAGCATGAAATGATTGCCCTCGAGCATGGCACCAGGCGATTGGGCGACCCGCACATAGCGCCAGGCGCTGGTGAATGAGCCCTGGAATTCCATCCGGCCCCCGATGCTGGCGTTTATGGTCGAGGTTTCACTCCGCGTGAATTTCGTCACGGACGCGTCCGCCAGCGCCGCTTCGCCGAAGGCGGCAAAGAGATCCGGCGAAAGTTCCGCCAGCACGGGGCCGACCGATGAGCTCATCTTGGCGATCGGTGCCTTGGAGATGGGAGCTTGCGTGCTGCCGGAGACCCAGACCTGGGTCGTCTCCGGCAATGGAAAGCTGGTTTTTTCCGCCATCACAGTGCCACTGCCTTCGATGAGGTAGCGGAGTGCAACGCCCTCGTCGTAGGCGCGCACCTGGAGCTTCACGCCGAACGAGCCTTGGCCGGCATGGGAGATGGTGAGGGTTTCCTCGCGATAATTGTCGGGGACCGTGGAGCGTTCGCCGAAGGGGTTGGTCCACTCAGTGCTGGAACTCTTCTCGACGACCCTCTCGATGGTTCCTTCATCGCCGACGATGTCGGCCTTGTCGATTTGGATGCCGAGCGCGCCGTGGGTGACCACCGGGCGACCGGAGTACGTCACGCTATGGCTCAAAGCCTGCGAAGTATCGTCGCGTTCGAGTGTGAAGACCAGTGCGCCGCCGGGACTGGCCAGCGTACGTTCGATCACAAGGGCGGCGGAAGCGGGTGCCGCCGCGATCAGGGGGAGCGCCAGCAGCGCGGTTGGATTCAGGATGTTCATGGCAAGGGGTGTGTCGGTGTCTGGGTCGATCGGGGGGCAGGGAAGGGGACAGGTCAGCGACCCATGCTTGATCGGGTCATTCGAACAAGTTCCACAACTATCTGGGCGAAGGAAAGAGCAGGGGTGGAGCATCCATGGCGCAGGAGCGATTGAGACCGCCGGGGACTATCTGCCCCAGCGGATTGCGGGGCTGGAGCCTGAACCGGCTTGAACGAAGGGACATTCTCATCGATTCCACGGGTTGTTGGAGCGAGCGCTGGCGAGGCGGAAATTGGCGCCTCGGCAAGCTCCGCAATCCAATCACAAGCGCCAGGTCCGGACCATGGAACTTCCGCCCAAAAGGATGGACGATCTTATCGGTGCCGGTCACCGTTTTGGGCTTTGGCCCCCGCCTCAAAGGCTTTGGGCGCGGTCGGCTCCAGGCTGAGGTCCTCTCGGGAGGTTCGGGTTATTGGGGCGGCTCCGCGGCGGCGAACCGTACGAATCTCGCCGGGTCCGTGCCCATGGGAAAGCTGACTGTTATGAGGTCGGGGTCCGGTCCGTTCTCGTCCACGGTCCACGTCACGACGCCGGAGATCCCGGCTGCCGCACCCATGGGAACATCGGTCCAATCGGCAAGCGTGGTTCCATGTTGGAGGATGAGGTTGGAAAACGCTTCGGAGT from Luteolibacter arcticus includes the following:
- a CDS encoding glycoside hydrolase family 97 protein; protein product: MNILNPTALLALPLIAAAPASAALVIERTLASPGGALVFTLERDDTSQALSHSVTYSGRPVVTHGALGIQIDKADIVGDEGTIERVVEKSSSTEWTNPFGERSTVPDNYREETLTISHAGQGSFGVKLQVRAYDEGVALRYLIEGSGTVMAEKTSFPLPETTQVWVSGSTQAPISKAPIAKMSSSVGPVLAELSPDLFAAFGEAALADASVTKFTRSETSTINASIGGRMEFQGSFTSAWRYVRVAQSPGAMLEGNHFMLNLCEPSQVADTSWIRPGKVLRDITLTTEGGRACVDFAAAHKLEYVLFDAGWYGKETSRASDASKSGPDPERSPGPLDVESVIAYGKTKGVGVILYVNQVALTPQLDKIAPLYQSWGVAGIKFGYVTAGSQAATRWLNQAVKKCADHHLLVDIHDDFRPTGMSRTYPNLMTQEGIRGDEESPSNATVLNSVFVRGLAGPADQTNCYFAPRVTKMGSHASQLAKSVCIFSPWQFLFWYDRPAASPPLPGAKGFNPANLEEVPELTFFERLPTTWDETRVLDGYPGSHATIARRKGKVWFLAGLNGATARTFDVPLEFLDPATSYKAEIFVDDPAVTTTTKVRIDTQPADHTTQLKLSVAPSNGFAVILTP